From a single Chloracidobacterium thermophilum B genomic region:
- a CDS encoding PP2C family protein-serine/threonine phosphatase: MTQGVGDIQLSQPTLGVALLSDVGCQRSVNEDFALSEVPPAETSEAAHKGTLVVVADGLGGHAGGEVASRMAAEVIRQVYYTSPAEPAEALREAFVEANHLIWETARRHPLLRGMGTTCTALAIRAWEAFAAHVGDTRLYLIRGGRIYQMTEDDSEVMEYVRQGRLSREAAERHPEKNILLKALGTRPTITPGFWERPLRVSVGDQFLLVSDGLHDLVTDEEMYAVLLDAPPDIACQRLVDLAKARGGHDNITVGVVWAAGSEGAAQPVGAVPLRLRETREVRVVS; the protein is encoded by the coding sequence ATGACGCAAGGTGTTGGTGACATCCAGCTTTCCCAACCGACGCTGGGCGTTGCTCTGCTGAGCGATGTGGGTTGTCAGCGGAGCGTCAATGAAGATTTTGCGCTTTCGGAAGTGCCCCCGGCTGAAACGTCGGAAGCCGCGCACAAGGGGACGCTGGTGGTGGTTGCCGATGGTCTTGGCGGCCACGCGGGAGGGGAGGTGGCCAGCCGGATGGCGGCGGAAGTCATCCGCCAGGTCTATTACACCTCGCCAGCCGAGCCGGCTGAAGCCCTGCGGGAGGCTTTTGTCGAAGCCAACCATCTGATCTGGGAGACCGCCCGGCGACACCCCCTGCTGCGCGGCATGGGAACAACCTGTACGGCGCTGGCCATCCGGGCATGGGAAGCCTTTGCTGCCCACGTCGGGGATACCCGTCTCTACCTGATTCGGGGCGGGCGTATCTACCAGATGACCGAAGATGATTCAGAGGTCATGGAGTATGTCCGCCAGGGGCGCCTGTCACGCGAGGCTGCTGAGCGGCATCCGGAGAAAAACATCCTGCTCAAGGCGCTGGGCACAAGGCCCACCATCACGCCGGGTTTCTGGGAGCGCCCCTTACGGGTATCCGTTGGGGATCAGTTTTTGCTGGTGTCGGACGGCCTGCACGACCTTGTCACCGATGAGGAAATGTACGCCGTCCTGCTCGACGCGCCGCCGGACATCGCCTGTCAACGGTTGGTTGATCTCGCCAAAGCACGTGGCGGCCACGACAACATCACGGTCGGGGTGGTGTGGGCGGCCGGTTCAGAGGGGGCTGCGCAGCCAGTGGGAGCTGTCCCCCTGCGGCTGCGCGAGACCCGGGAAGTGAGGGTCGTCTCATGA
- a CDS encoding trypsin-like peptidase domain-containing protein translates to MATATYTSPTVTKIVLRHVSGSRVNQIEEFPLAHLNELEIGRDAACRVRYDPDRDDLVGRHHAKISIEGGEHPVFTLKDLGSRNGTYVNRQRIAAPVRLYPGDVVQLGPGGPEFIFDLEPRPPEAPRPTRIAGEGLAPAPPKPTRVADVQPPAAMAPAAMASPMKPPGGPAGAPPPATWQPPVAVTPVAAGGGIGKATVERMIGQAKSDNRLTIVLVSSLVLLVVAGLVSYLGYLGYKQQQVNTKIVVAEQETQRGKQQAEAARSEVERQKVERQKLDTPLDASAIAAANSASVVYLEVGWKLIYTPTGQQLYHRFQDGLPLFVRLQDGTIEPWLTTDSKGNRPIGGEHTGTGFVVSEDGFLLTNRHVAASWKSRYEFPDATGMVFDVGSGNCTFLATLPEWVPSETKQAGGKFLQGGFEGRNDYLYVTFANKTQRILGQLSVSSDRHDVALVKIGVPGRIKPVELFDGYDSIKPGDSVTVLGYPGLTPKKYGVVASKDIFNREAQTRVVPHVTVSSGVISSLLRDDTSTTIAGRDRIVSVMGDSYQLSINSTGPGNSGGPVFDNRGRVIAVFNAGAERVTYAVPIRYALELMNPASR, encoded by the coding sequence ATGGCCACCGCGACGTACACTTCACCAACCGTAACCAAAATCGTTTTGCGTCATGTCAGTGGTTCGCGGGTCAACCAGATTGAGGAATTTCCGCTGGCACACCTGAACGAACTGGAGATCGGGCGTGACGCCGCCTGCCGGGTTCGCTATGACCCCGACCGGGATGATCTCGTGGGGCGGCATCACGCCAAAATCAGCATCGAGGGAGGAGAGCATCCGGTCTTCACCCTGAAAGACCTGGGAAGTCGCAATGGGACGTACGTCAACCGGCAGCGAATTGCGGCGCCGGTTCGGCTCTATCCGGGCGATGTCGTACAGCTTGGCCCGGGTGGGCCGGAGTTCATCTTTGATCTTGAACCGCGTCCGCCGGAAGCCCCCCGTCCCACGCGCATTGCCGGTGAAGGGCTGGCTCCAGCGCCGCCCAAACCGACCCGGGTGGCCGATGTTCAGCCACCGGCTGCCATGGCGCCAGCCGCCATGGCTTCTCCAATGAAGCCCCCTGGGGGGCCGGCTGGCGCTCCGCCGCCTGCCACCTGGCAGCCGCCGGTTGCGGTGACGCCGGTTGCAGCAGGGGGTGGGATTGGCAAGGCGACGGTCGAACGCATGATTGGCCAGGCCAAAAGTGACAACCGGTTGACCATTGTGCTGGTGTCCTCCCTGGTGCTGCTCGTGGTGGCCGGGCTGGTCAGTTACCTTGGCTATCTGGGATACAAGCAGCAGCAGGTGAATACAAAAATTGTTGTTGCTGAGCAGGAAACCCAACGGGGCAAACAGCAGGCGGAAGCAGCCCGCTCGGAGGTTGAGCGTCAAAAAGTTGAGCGTCAAAAATTGGATACCCCTCTCGATGCCAGCGCCATTGCCGCGGCGAACTCGGCTTCCGTGGTGTATCTCGAAGTTGGCTGGAAGCTGATCTACACCCCAACCGGACAACAGTTGTACCACCGCTTCCAGGACGGTTTGCCGCTGTTTGTACGCCTTCAAGACGGCACGATTGAACCGTGGTTGACCACGGATTCGAAGGGCAACCGCCCGATTGGCGGCGAACACACGGGCACGGGGTTTGTCGTGAGTGAGGATGGTTTCCTGCTCACCAACCGGCATGTGGCCGCGAGCTGGAAGTCGCGCTATGAGTTTCCAGATGCCACTGGCATGGTCTTCGATGTGGGTAGCGGCAATTGCACCTTTCTGGCGACCCTGCCGGAGTGGGTGCCCAGCGAGACGAAGCAGGCCGGAGGGAAGTTTCTCCAGGGTGGCTTCGAGGGACGCAACGACTACCTCTACGTGACCTTTGCCAACAAGACGCAGCGGATTCTGGGCCAGCTTTCGGTGTCTTCCGACCGCCACGACGTAGCCCTGGTCAAGATCGGTGTCCCGGGGCGCATCAAGCCCGTCGAACTGTTTGACGGCTACGACAGCATCAAGCCCGGTGACAGCGTCACGGTCCTGGGGTATCCCGGACTGACGCCGAAGAAATACGGTGTCGTTGCTTCCAAAGACATCTTCAACCGTGAGGCGCAGACCAGAGTGGTGCCCCATGTCACCGTCAGTTCGGGCGTCATCAGCTCGCTGCTGCGCGATGACACCTCGACGACCATCGCCGGTCGGGACCGGATCGTGAGCGTCATGGGGGACAGCTATCAACTCTCCATCAACTCGACAGGTCCGGGCAACAGCGGCGGACCGGTTTTCGATAACCGTGGGCGCGTCATCGCCGTGTTCAATGCGGGCGCCGAGCGCGTCACCTACGCCGTGCCGATTCGGTATGCCCTGGAGTTGATGAACCCGGCCAGCCGGTAG
- a CDS encoding RNA-guided endonuclease InsQ/TnpB family protein — protein MRVMEAKLLNGTAEQYQALDEAIRTAQFVRNKCVRYWMDNKSVNKAVLYAHCKDLAKEFDFARKLNSAARQASAERAWASISRFYTNCRNKAVKKGYPQFKKNCRSVEYKLSGWKLSTDGMSITFTDGFNAGTFALYCNGEARHHILSFKINRVRVIRRADGYYAQFCLDVERKERGEYTGNVIGIDLGLQAFYTDQNGNPVECPKYLRKAEKRLKRHQRRLSRKFKKGAKPQSKNYHKQKKRLGKAHLKVQRQRKDWVIKLARCVVASHDVVVYEDLQMKNLVKNHHLAKSIHDAGWSQFTAWLDYYGKVWDKAVVSVPPQYTTQDCSNCGRMVVKTLSTRTHSCPQCGFESDRDQNAALNILKKGLSILGMEWQNSTFGQKGTASKEGTLGERCTAALEGQPDEVSALAEPRTRIPCL, from the coding sequence ATGAGAGTCATGGAAGCCAAGCTACTCAACGGGACAGCAGAGCAGTATCAGGCTCTGGATGAAGCCATCCGTACCGCACAGTTTGTCAGAAACAAATGTGTGCGGTACTGGATGGACAACAAGAGCGTAAACAAAGCTGTTCTCTATGCCCACTGCAAAGACCTGGCCAAAGAGTTTGACTTTGCCAGGAAGTTAAACTCAGCGGCAAGGCAGGCAAGTGCAGAGCGAGCTTGGGCTTCCATTTCTCGGTTCTATACCAACTGCAGAAACAAGGCGGTCAAGAAAGGCTATCCGCAGTTCAAGAAGAACTGTCGGTCGGTCGAGTACAAGCTGTCCGGCTGGAAGCTGTCTACTGACGGCATGTCCATCACGTTCACCGACGGCTTCAACGCAGGAACATTCGCCTTGTACTGCAATGGTGAGGCAAGACACCATATCCTAAGCTTCAAAATCAATCGGGTGCGGGTGATACGCAGGGCAGATGGATACTATGCCCAGTTCTGCCTGGATGTGGAGCGCAAAGAGCGGGGAGAATACACAGGCAATGTGATTGGCATTGACTTGGGCTTGCAGGCTTTCTACACCGACCAGAACGGCAACCCTGTAGAGTGTCCCAAGTATCTGCGGAAAGCAGAGAAGCGGCTAAAGCGCCACCAGCGCAGGTTGAGTAGGAAGTTCAAGAAAGGGGCGAAACCTCAATCCAAGAACTACCACAAGCAAAAGAAAAGACTAGGCAAAGCACATCTGAAAGTCCAACGCCAGCGTAAAGACTGGGTGATTAAGTTAGCTCGGTGCGTGGTAGCATCTCACGATGTCGTGGTGTACGAAGACTTGCAGATGAAGAACCTGGTCAAGAACCATCATCTTGCCAAATCCATTCATGATGCTGGCTGGTCTCAATTCACTGCGTGGCTGGACTACTACGGCAAGGTGTGGGACAAGGCAGTCGTCAGCGTACCGCCGCAGTACACCACACAGGACTGTAGTAACTGTGGGCGTATGGTAGTAAAAACCCTATCCACCAGAACCCATAGTTGTCCTCAATGTGGATTTGAATCAGACAGAGACCAGAATGCGGCTTTGAACATCCTCAAGAAGGGACTAAGCATCTTGGGAATGGAGTGGCAAAACAGTACCTTTGGGCAAAAGGGAACTGCCTCGAAAGAGGGAACGCTTGGGGAGAGATGCACCGCTGCTTTAGAGGGGCAACCTGATGAAGTAAGTGCGCTCGCAGAACCAAGAACAAGAATCCCCTGCCTTTAG
- the zigA gene encoding zinc metallochaperone GTPase ZigA has product MSISQRLPVTVLSGFLGAGKTTLLNHILQNREGKRVAVIVNDMSEVNIDAQLVAQGGAALNRVEEKLVEMSNGCICCTLREDLLVEVGKLAREGRFDYLLIESTGISEPLPVAETFTFTDASGNSLSDITRLDTMVTVVDARNFLHDYQAAQSLAERQLEVGPEDDRTIADLLIEQVEFADVLLINKADLVTPEELARLRGILRRLNPEARLLDCRFGVVPLTEVLGTGRFSFERASQSAGWLRELRGEHPPETETYGISSFVYRRRRPFHPERLWAFFHGETDGQEWHGVLRSKGFFWLATRMAMVGVWSQAGGACRIEPGGYWWATQPESEWGVDDAMRAEIRSLFEGLFGDRRQELVFIGDRRMNREAIEAALDACLLTDTEAERGLAAWARLPDPFGDWELTAADVN; this is encoded by the coding sequence ATGTCCATATCCCAGCGTTTGCCCGTTACCGTGTTGTCCGGTTTCCTTGGAGCCGGGAAAACCACCCTGCTCAACCACATCCTGCAAAACCGCGAGGGAAAGCGTGTGGCGGTCATCGTCAATGACATGAGCGAGGTCAACATAGACGCACAACTCGTCGCCCAGGGTGGAGCCGCGCTCAACCGGGTCGAGGAAAAGCTCGTCGAAATGTCGAACGGCTGCATCTGCTGTACGCTGCGGGAAGACCTGCTCGTGGAAGTCGGAAAGCTGGCGCGGGAAGGACGGTTTGATTACCTGCTCATCGAGTCCACCGGCATTTCTGAACCCCTGCCCGTGGCAGAAACTTTTACGTTTACCGATGCGTCCGGGAACAGCCTGTCGGACATCACCCGTCTCGACACCATGGTGACGGTCGTGGATGCCCGGAACTTTCTGCACGACTACCAGGCGGCACAAAGCCTTGCTGAACGCCAGCTTGAAGTTGGCCCGGAAGATGACCGGACCATTGCCGATCTGCTCATCGAACAGGTCGAGTTTGCCGATGTCCTGCTCATCAACAAGGCTGACCTTGTGACCCCGGAGGAACTGGCCCGGTTGCGGGGCATCCTGCGGCGTCTCAACCCGGAAGCCCGTCTGCTGGACTGCCGGTTTGGTGTCGTGCCGCTGACAGAAGTGCTTGGGACAGGACGCTTCAGCTTTGAGCGCGCCAGTCAGTCCGCCGGCTGGCTCAGGGAGTTACGTGGCGAGCATCCGCCGGAAACCGAGACCTACGGCATATCCAGCTTTGTCTATCGGCGGCGGCGTCCGTTTCATCCCGAACGGCTGTGGGCGTTTTTCCACGGTGAAACTGACGGTCAGGAGTGGCACGGGGTGTTACGGTCAAAGGGCTTTTTCTGGCTGGCCACCCGCATGGCTATGGTAGGTGTCTGGAGTCAGGCCGGCGGAGCCTGTCGGATCGAACCCGGCGGTTACTGGTGGGCCACCCAACCGGAGAGCGAATGGGGCGTGGATGATGCCATGCGTGCCGAAATCCGCTCCCTTTTCGAGGGCCTCTTCGGCGACCGACGCCAGGAACTGGTTTTCATTGGCGACCGGCGGATGAACCGGGAGGCCATTGAAGCCGCCCTTGACGCCTGTCTGCTGACCGACACCGAAGCCGAACGGGGTCTGGCCGCCTGGGCAAGGTTGCCTGATCCGTTTGGCGACTGGGAACTCACCGCTGCCGATGTCAACTAG
- a CDS encoding ABC transporter permease subunit: MMHAKLWLSVFRHEWQHLLREKSLWLVGLVLSGLCVFGAYNGLRWTTFQQTASAAFQKSADERLTAYREAVAALEQKQAPDREFDARRPLIAGMFRVFQPAVLPPAPLATFAIGDRDLRPYAFRITMREAAVQPDPENPLHAATGWFDIAFVVTFLLPLMVFAFGYDVLSGERERGTLALVLAQPITPFALLVTKLAARGVWLVGTMWGAGLLAFLLTEGPSGAALLRLVLWMGLVAVYVWLWLAVVAVVAAGGWASATNAVVLSVVWLVWGLLIPAAGAGVANGLAPGPSPIELVNARRSADRAFEANEKELTARYLAAQGAPTALPPEDFSLQALARLAAIESDMRPLWESEEQARRRRHQWRSRLAWLSPTALMQSLLDGLSGVDADRWLAFYDQVLAFQKTWRERFARRVLPNDLIRAEEVPTWPRFTLREPPLSALYPHLALAGGLWLGLGGVLLWVAGTRAGSAGILPAR, encoded by the coding sequence ATGATGCACGCAAAACTTTGGCTGTCCGTCTTCCGGCACGAGTGGCAGCACCTTCTGCGGGAAAAGAGTCTGTGGCTGGTTGGGCTGGTCCTGTCTGGCCTGTGTGTCTTCGGGGCTTACAACGGCCTGCGCTGGACAACCTTCCAGCAAACGGCCAGCGCCGCGTTCCAGAAGTCCGCCGATGAGCGCCTGACCGCCTACCGTGAGGCCGTGGCCGCATTGGAGCAAAAGCAGGCGCCGGACCGTGAATTCGACGCACGCCGCCCGTTGATTGCTGGTATGTTCCGGGTCTTTCAACCGGCCGTGCTGCCGCCTGCGCCCCTGGCAACCTTTGCCATTGGCGACCGCGACCTGCGTCCCTACGCCTTTCGCATCACCATGCGCGAGGCAGCCGTACAACCCGACCCGGAAAACCCGCTCCATGCGGCAACCGGGTGGTTTGACATCGCCTTTGTGGTCACCTTCCTGCTGCCGCTCATGGTTTTTGCTTTTGGTTACGATGTGCTGTCGGGCGAACGTGAGCGGGGAACGCTGGCGCTGGTGTTGGCGCAGCCCATCACCCCCTTTGCGTTGCTGGTGACAAAGCTTGCGGCCCGGGGCGTCTGGCTGGTGGGAACCATGTGGGGGGCGGGCCTGCTGGCCTTTTTGCTGACCGAAGGGCCATCGGGAGCGGCCCTGCTGCGGCTTGTCCTCTGGATGGGGCTGGTCGCGGTGTATGTCTGGCTGTGGCTGGCGGTGGTGGCTGTCGTGGCGGCTGGCGGGTGGGCTTCGGCAACGAACGCCGTGGTGTTGTCAGTGGTGTGGTTGGTGTGGGGCCTTCTCATTCCGGCGGCTGGTGCGGGAGTCGCCAACGGGTTGGCTCCCGGGCCGTCCCCCATCGAACTCGTCAATGCACGGCGTTCGGCTGACCGCGCCTTTGAGGCCAACGAAAAGGAACTGACAGCCCGCTACCTTGCCGCCCAAGGTGCACCGACGGCGCTTCCGCCAGAAGACTTCTCCCTGCAGGCGCTGGCGCGATTGGCTGCCATAGAGTCCGACATGCGTCCGTTGTGGGAATCCGAGGAACAGGCGCGCCGCCGTCGTCACCAATGGCGTTCGCGCCTGGCGTGGCTTTCACCAACAGCCCTGATGCAGTCGCTTCTGGATGGGCTTTCCGGCGTGGATGCCGACCGCTGGCTGGCGTTTTACGACCAGGTGTTGGCTTTCCAGAAGACGTGGCGTGAACGGTTTGCGCGGCGCGTCCTGCCCAACGACCTCATTCGCGCTGAAGAAGTGCCAACCTGGCCGCGCTTCACCCTGCGCGAACCGCCTCTTTCGGCGTTGTATCCGCACCTGGCCCTGGCTGGTGGTTTGTGGTTGGGTCTGGGGGGCGTCCTGCTTTGGGTGGCAGGCACGCGGGCTGGGAGTGCGGGCATCCTGCCCGCACGATGA
- a CDS encoding DUF3526 domain-containing protein, translated as MAGWLIIARQEFRGLLRDRRFRWLCSAVGLCLLAVLIVGWQQTQTVRAQRTAANAVAREHWVTQPPKNPHAAAHYGVYAFKPQTALAFVDIGVDEHAGVVAFLEAHKRHDLTGAAAQDGRTQRLLALTAAGVLQYLLPLLIIVLAFDALAGEREHGTLRYLLSLGVRPRTLLAGKLAGIGAALGVALLPAAVSSFLLLWWLEDAPWDFVRLALMVVSYLLYGFIFLALTLAVSSRWSARMTLLGMLTFWAVSSFVVPRMVTDLAARWYPTPARAAFDAAVAHDIRQGIDGHNPQEERLKAFEARLLAQYNARRLEDLPINPAGLLMQESEEHSNQVYAHHYARLWSAFERQVALHNAAAVVAPVLAVRSLSMALAGTDVFHHLDFADAAERYRQPLIKTLNEDWAYNSTLATDETYVADTRLWTSVQPFTYTPPPLTLALKRQWLALAWLGGWLGFSLLALSSAARGLTATT; from the coding sequence ATGGCTGGATGGTTGATCATTGCCCGGCAGGAGTTCCGAGGCCTGCTCCGCGACCGCCGCTTTCGCTGGCTGTGCAGCGCCGTTGGACTCTGCCTTCTGGCCGTCCTCATCGTCGGTTGGCAACAGACGCAGACGGTTCGCGCCCAGCGCACTGCCGCGAACGCTGTCGCCCGCGAGCACTGGGTGACACAGCCGCCGAAGAATCCCCATGCGGCGGCCCACTACGGCGTCTATGCCTTCAAGCCCCAGACGGCGCTGGCGTTCGTTGATATTGGCGTGGATGAGCACGCCGGCGTCGTGGCTTTTCTCGAAGCTCACAAACGCCATGATCTCACCGGCGCTGCCGCCCAGGATGGACGTACCCAACGCCTGCTCGCGCTCACCGCCGCCGGGGTGTTGCAGTACCTGCTCCCGCTGCTCATCATCGTCCTGGCCTTCGACGCCCTTGCCGGCGAACGCGAACACGGTACGCTGCGCTATCTCCTCAGCCTTGGCGTTCGCCCCCGGACGCTGCTCGCGGGCAAGCTGGCCGGCATCGGGGCCGCCCTGGGTGTGGCGTTGCTGCCGGCTGCGGTCAGTAGTTTCCTGCTTCTGTGGTGGCTGGAGGATGCCCCGTGGGATTTCGTCCGCCTGGCCCTGATGGTGGTCAGCTATCTGCTCTACGGTTTCATCTTTCTGGCGCTGACCCTGGCGGTGTCGTCCCGTTGGTCAGCGCGGATGACACTGTTGGGTATGTTGACATTCTGGGCGGTGAGTAGTTTTGTCGTGCCGCGGATGGTGACTGACCTGGCGGCCCGCTGGTATCCGACGCCCGCCCGCGCAGCTTTTGATGCCGCCGTCGCACACGACATCAGGCAGGGGATTGATGGTCACAATCCCCAGGAAGAACGACTCAAAGCCTTCGAGGCCAGGTTGCTGGCCCAATACAACGCCAGGCGTCTCGAAGACTTGCCCATCAATCCGGCTGGCTTGCTGATGCAGGAAAGCGAAGAGCACAGCAACCAGGTCTATGCCCATCACTATGCCCGCCTGTGGTCAGCATTTGAGCGGCAGGTGGCGCTGCACAACGCCGCCGCCGTCGTCGCGCCGGTGCTGGCCGTCCGCAGCCTCTCGATGGCCCTGGCCGGAACGGATGTCTTCCACCACCTGGACTTTGCCGACGCCGCCGAGCGCTACCGCCAACCGCTCATCAAAACCCTCAACGAAGACTGGGCCTACAACTCAACGCTGGCGACGGATGAAACCTACGTTGCCGATACCCGGCTTTGGACGAGTGTCCAGCCTTTTACCTACACCCCGCCGCCGCTGACGCTGGCGCTGAAACGGCAGTGGTTGGCGCTGGCCTGGCTCGGTGGTTGGTTGGGTTTCTCCCTTCTGGCGCTCTCCAGCGCAGCACGCGGTCTGACAGCGACAACCTGA
- a CDS encoding ABC transporter ATP-binding protein codes for MLEAVHLTKAYGERIVLDDLNLQVAPGEIFCLLGANGAGKTTTINLFLNFITPTRGEARINGYVVAEHPIETKQWLAYIPEQVMLYRNFTGLENLDYFSELAGKHYTRRELLDWLAGVGLSAEAAERRVATYSKGMRQKVGIAIALAKEAKALLLDEPTSGLDPQAANEFSQLLTRLAAQGMAVLMATHDLFRAREIGMHIGIMRQGKLLTTLTGTDLTPQALEQLYLDYMRN; via the coding sequence ATGCTCGAAGCCGTCCACCTCACCAAAGCCTATGGTGAGCGCATCGTCCTGGATGACCTCAACCTGCAGGTTGCCCCCGGCGAGATTTTCTGCCTGCTGGGTGCCAACGGCGCTGGCAAAACAACCACCATCAACCTGTTCCTGAACTTCATTACGCCGACCAGGGGCGAAGCCCGCATCAACGGCTATGTCGTTGCCGAACATCCCATCGAAACCAAGCAGTGGCTGGCCTACATCCCGGAGCAGGTCATGCTGTATCGAAATTTTACAGGACTTGAAAACCTCGACTACTTCAGTGAGCTGGCCGGAAAACACTACACCAGGCGCGAACTTCTCGACTGGCTGGCCGGTGTTGGTTTGTCTGCCGAGGCTGCCGAGCGGCGCGTAGCCACGTACTCCAAAGGGATGCGCCAGAAGGTCGGCATCGCCATTGCCCTGGCCAAAGAAGCCAAAGCCCTTCTGCTGGACGAACCAACTTCGGGACTGGACCCACAAGCTGCCAATGAGTTTTCACAACTGCTGACCCGGCTGGCCGCCCAGGGCATGGCCGTCCTGATGGCGACCCACGATCTGTTCCGCGCCAGAGAAATCGGTATGCACATCGGCATCATGCGCCAGGGAAAACTGTTGACGACCCTGACCGGCACTGACCTGACACCCCAGGCGCTTGAACAGCTTTATCTCGACTACATGCGGAACTGA